The DNA window TATAGCTGGTACAACTGTTGATTCAATTGATGtgttagtaaaaataaaagatagtGATAGAATATATAGACTTATTGACACAGCTGgaatacagaaaaaaaagaagcataTATCATTTAATGAAAGAACAAGATTTGAAtatctattatataatagaacTGAAAAAGCAATTAAAAGAAGTGATGTGTGTGTACTTGTTATTGATTCATTTAATGGGATTAGTTCAcatgatataaatattgcAAGAAAGATATTAcaggaaaataaaagttgTATAATATGTTGTAATAAATGGGatcttatatataacaaaaatgatatatttaacgATACTAAAAATTATGTGCTGAATCTTTTGAAGCCAATTGATTTTGCTgatattttgtttatctCAGCAAAAACATCACAGAGATTACCTAATATATTTGAACACGCAGAAGAaacttataaaaattatacaaggCGAGTAAATACAAATAGCTTGAACGCTATTATAAAAGAAGCACTGTTACTTAGACCGCCCATTCCTGTAAAGAATAAAAccttaaatatttactatgCCTTTCAAACACATGTTAAACCACCaggttttgtttttttttgtaattctgAAAAAAGTGCGTATGtgaattatacaaaatatttagaaaataggATACGAGAAACGTTCAATTTAAAAGGTACTccaattaaaatttattacaaacaaaaaagaaaaagaaatctTATAAAGAAAATCAAGAATCCAGATAAGTACAACTTAGATATCGAAgctattcaaaaaaattttacaaaaatgcaGTCTGAGAAACAGAAAGGGTGATCTTGTAAATAGCTTCTATTTTTTGTGAGAAAAAGAGGATCAAAATtataacatgtatatacatatgtatatatatatgtatatgtgtatgtactCGTACAAAAACAATTAGCAGTTAcatctaataaaaaaaatacgtttgtttataaatacaaagttttaaaaaaagtagaacATCCaaaatttctatatatttatgtataaatcgATAAacattctttaaaaaagtataaaacaagggtatttcttttcttttcttttgtaattaataaaagatgaaaaaataaataaaatgtaccCATATGCTTGTCAAAACCTTttacacataaaaaaaaggcaaaaaaaaaaaaaaaattaaaaaatagaataccacaaaaatgaagagaggggaaatgaaaaatattaaaaaaaagatgtaaAACTTAATACATTGGAAAGATAAATAACTATTTATAAGCGCATATGTAAtcgtgcatacatatatatatatatatatatatatatatatatatatatatacatatatatgcacctCGATACACTAGTTAAAGTTAAAGGTCACCCTGGATTGGGCATCTGGCACGTCGACCAGGTTGAATTCGCTTTCCTGTGTCTCTTCCGCATCGTTATGAAATGATAAGAAATTAGTAGTTCCATATGTTTCCCTTAAATTCCTTATTAGATTACCAATGTAATCAGATGAATTTTGTGTACTGTTATATATACCCctattaaaaacattttcttcttctttatttGAACATATATCACAGTTTTTTTCGATGGGTATGGATTGGTCACTTTTCATATCATTATTGATACTAGGAATTATGCCAGTGACATCCTCAACAAGGGAAAGTTCATCCTTTTCTGTTACCTCAATATCCTCCatgttattttcattttcatggTGTGTTGGACTTATATCAATCTCTTGTCTTTCCTCATTGTTTACTGCATCGTTTTCTTCATTAACTGTATCCAAAGATAGACGTCTCACTTCATTTGTGTTATTCGTATTTTCATTAATGTCATAGGTTGAGTTCGATTTTTCAAATAgcaataatttaatataaaacttaatttttgaatcttctttttcttgaCGTTGAGGGTCATTACTTAAGTagtcaattattttttcataatttataattttattcataaattttgaaaaggaaaaattgtTTTGGTCATATACTGTACTTCTTAACTTTTTTGTCTTAAAGAAACCATCAATATTTTCATCGTCTGTATCATCATCTTCACTATATGATGAGTGGGAAGAGTTATTACAATTACTATTTTctgaactttttttttctttcctttcaAAAATAGATGTATTTTCCTTCTTGTAGTTATCATTTTGTTGATAATACATATTGTACACTTTAGTGTCaatgttatatttatctgATATGTCTACataatcttttaatttaaaggAATTATCACTAGTAtcattttctttgttttttattttacagaATTCTGTATTATTATCACTGTTGTAAGTTTCATCGTTATTGTATTTATCTTCCAAATAAGATTTCTTAAAACAACTACTACTAACACTGCTGCAATCGTTTTGCTTCTCCTCATTAACTAGATCTGTATTTAAATCATTAGTGGGGATACTGCATAGTGTGTTACATATCCCCTTATAATTTAACGAGTTTTCCTCATTACTCGTGTAATAtctattatattctttaccATTTTTCTCTACATGATTGTCTTTGTTCTCTGATTCTACGCACGATTCACTCCGTTTGCTGTTGTTActatttttcactttttcattattttttttctctaaaaCGTTAGATTTTACTTTGTCagcttttttttcattacctgtttcttctattatatttttttttttcttttttttttttccatttattttcataGAATCCTCATGAGAATGCGAATATTCACATTTAATAGAaggtaaataattttcattagaCTCAtagcatttttttatagcGTCTATTACGCTTTTAGTGTCTTTTCTTTCTCCCTCATTACTGTTTTGATTAAAATTCTTAATGGAAGAATAATTATGGggtatatctttttttacacTTTCAGTTGTCATTCCTCTATAATTCTCAAGATTACTTTTAATATGATTGATCATTTTTTCatcaatataatttttcccCTTCAAAAtgattacaattttttttagcttaaaattttcactttttaaaaaatctataatatttttaaaataaatatttggaaatatagtgatgtaataatttttaggATAAAGTAGTTCAATTTTATTCAATGTGTCCGAGAAGTTGTAtaagatattttttatattatgaaaaactAATCTTTCTGTATGTTCAGATTCATAGTCATTAAAGGAATAAAGActttcataattatatattcgtAGAAGTTCTATTGGTGGTTTTGCCCAAAATGGTAAATCAGACaagtatgaaaaaaaagcataaaataaaatatcatgCACTAATAATCTATAAGAAATTTCAAGTCCTCTTAATTTTGGGTTTAAAATAGGATCTTCACATGCATATTGTAATATACCTGAATCATATAAAGGCAAGCAAAATTTTGGTAAAAGacgtaataaatatatataattattaattggTTCGAAAATAGTTTGTATTGTAAGCAATTTTGAGgaattgtaaaatatatcaatgGTAGGAATGGaatcattataattatcattcACAATTTTGTCTCTTGCGTTATATATAGGGTTAAATGTTCCAAtgatatcattttttttccatattttagGAATATAATCAGGTAAtactatattttcttttttctcattcTCCCGCTTTTTTTCCCTTGTTAAATTGAAGTAATCACTTGGGTTGCTATACCTCTTGCTGTAGTTGATGTTGATGTTGCTGTTGATGTTGCTGTTGCTGTTGCTATTGCTGTTGCTATTGCTGTTTCCATTGTTAGTATTGCAGTCGTTTTTAATACCACTGTTATCTTTCTTCGCATTAGTCCATATACCTTTTGATATCAATTTCTTGTATACTGCATTTTccctatttttttgttcccttttaaaaaatgagtcTTTTGGGTATACTTCTTTCGCAAGAAGTCTAAGGTTAATGTATTCATtgacattattttttaactccAAACtctcttttaaattatgatatttaaattgtttattCAAAAAGTAAAAGTCTAATAGAGGAAATCGTAACTCTCTTTCctcatttttcaaattttttaacattttatttatttcttcattgTTCTTTTCACTGTTCTTGTTCAAATAATCGaaacaatttattttcttttcattttttttttcaataccGTTTCTCTGTTCaaaattaaacatttttcATTCTCCATTCGTTCTTGGTGATTTAAAGAGAATTCGCTTTCCAATTATTTACAACTGTCTTGTTATGGGGACAAGCcaatgaagaaaaatagaaaattatgcgatgaggaaaaaatgttataaaaaaataaaataaaataaaataactataataatattaatataaaaaattataaaaaaaaaaaagagaaagaaaagaCGGAAAATTAAGATAtcgaaataaatgaaaaaatttcccaaaattttttattaattttatacaattgttttgtttatatatttacatatttttcaacaaatatatgcatatttcttcttattttatttttcaaaaattgaaaaaaatatattgtagaataatttcataagttgtatatttttaacctACATACTATTTATAtagtacaatttttttgatgtttttttttttttttttaaagtatgtGTGCACAAATATTTGTTTACgtataatatgatatataatttttttttttttgtactttttgcacattatttcaataaaaatagtagaaTTTAT is part of the Plasmodium malariae genome assembly, chromosome: 14 genome and encodes:
- the PmUG01_14052200 gene encoding conserved Plasmodium protein, unknown function; the protein is MFNFEQRNGIEKKNEKKINCFDYLNKNSEKNNEEINKMLKNLKNEERELRFPLLDFYFLNKQFKYHNLKESLELKNNVNEYINLRLLAKEVYPKDSFFKREQKNRENAVYKKLISKGIWTNAKKDNSGIKNDCNTNNGNSNSNSNSNSNSNINSNININYSKRYSNPSDYFNLTREKKRENEKKENIVLPDYIPKIWKKNDIIGTFNPIYNARDKIVNDNYNDSIPTIDIFYNSSKLLTIQTIFEPINNYIYLLRLLPKFCLPLYDSGILQYACEDPILNPKLRGLEISYRLLVHDILFYAFFSYLSDLPFWAKPPIELLRIYNYESLYSFNDYESEHTERLVFHNIKNILYNFSDTLNKIELLYPKNYYITIFPNIYFKNIIDFLKSENFKLKKIVIILKGKNYIDEKMINHIKSNLENYRGMTTESVKKDIPHNYSSIKNFNQNSNEGERKDTKSVIDAIKKCYESNENYLPSIKCEYSHSHEDSMKINGKKKKKKKNIIEETGNEKKADKVKSNVLEKKNNEKVKNSNNSKRSESCVESENKDNHVEKNGKEYNRYYTSNEENSLNYKGICNTLCSIPTNDLNTDLVNEEKQNDCSSVSSSCFKKSYLEDKYNNDETYNSDNNTEFCKIKNKENDTSDNSFKLKDYVDISDKYNIDTKVYNMYYQQNDNYKKENTSIFERKEKKSSENSNCNNSSHSSYSEDDDTDDENIDGFFKTKKLRSTVYDQNNFSFSKFMNKIINYEKIIDYLSNDPQRQEKEDSKIKFYIKLLLFEKSNSTYDINENTNNTNEVRRLSLDTVNEENDAVNNEERQEIDISPTHHENENNMEDIEVTEKDELSLVEDVTGIIPSINNDMKSDQSIPIEKNCDICSNKEEENVFNRGIYNSTQNSSDYIGNLIRNLRETYGTTNFLSFHNDAEETQESEFNLVDVPDAQSRVTFNFN